CGCCTCGGGGTTCGCGCTCGACTTGGGCACGCTCTTCGTCACCGGCTTTCGCGGCCTGCGTATCGGCGCCACGCTGTCGAACTTCGGCACCGACATGCGCATGACCGGCAAGGATTTGCTGGTCTTCTATGATCTTGATCCCACCATCAGCGGCAACAATGAGCGCGTCCCCTCCCATATCGAAACGCAGAGTTGGGCGCTGCCGTTGAATTTTCAATTCGGTGTGGCGATGGAGATTTTGCAGAGCGGACAGCATCGCCTGACCCTTGCCGGCGATGCGCTGCATCCGAGCGACAACACCGAGAGCGTGAATCTGGGCGGCGAATATGCCCTGCAGGAGAGATTCTTCCTGCGCGGCGGCTATCGCGATTTGTTCCTGCGCGACGGCGAGCAAACGTTCACGATTGGCGGCGGCGCCGCCATGCGGTTTCTCGGCAACGTACGCTGGAAATTCGACTACGCCTACGCTGATTTCGGCCGTTTGGAAAATGAGCAACGTTTTTCGGTGGCGGTGGAGTTTTGAGTGGAAAGGTAGCGCAGACCGCCAGTCTGCAGAAGAAATGAGAACGAAAATGACGACACTTCGCCAAGGCTTACGCTGCCGCCTGTCTCTTGCCACCCTCGGCGCGACAGTCTTTATCGCTGCCGGCGCTGCGCTGAATGTTTTTGCCGCGACTGAAGGCGAACACCAGAATGGCAATTCGAAGCATGCGCCGCTGCTGCCCGCCGGCATGGACACTGTCGTCATTGCGCGCGTCGGCAATCTCGATATTACCGCCGAAGAATTTCTATTGAGCTATGAATTCGGCCCGGCTTTCGTCAAGAAACATGGCAAGCCGGTTGAGCGCTATCTTGATTTCATGATCAATGAAAAACTGCTGGCGTTGGACGGCTATGCGCTCGGTTTTGCGAAAGACCAGGAAGTCGCGACGATGCTCACAGAAATCGAGGGCGATCTCGCCACCGAGGAGCTTTATCGTGATGACATCCTGAGCCAGGTCGTGATCGACGAGAAGGAGCTCGTTCAAGCGATCGACAAGGAACGCATTCACCTCGAATTGAAGTGGCTGTTTGCTGCGGGCCGCGCTGACCTCGCAAAGTATCTCGCCCAACTCTCGCAGGGCGCGCCGTTTGATACGCTTTTCCAGCAACAACTCAATGATTCCGTACAAATCGGAAATCGCTCCCTTGCGACCACACGATTTCGCCTGGAGGACTCGAATCCGGAAATGGCGCAGGTCGTCGACACGCTGTCGTACGGCAAGGTCTCACCGCCGATCGCAGCGCCGGATGGGTTCTATCTCGTCAAAGTCACGAACAAATGGACGAATGCCATCATGACGCAAACGGAACATGCGGAACTGAAACAAGCTGTGCTGCGCGCGCTGCGCCAGCGGCAGGCTGATGCGCTTTCTGACCGTTATGTCAATGACCTCATGCGAAATCAGAATCCTATCATTAACCGGCGAACTTTCAATATCCTGCGCGCGCTTGTTGGCAAAACCGTTCTTTCACCTGAAAAATACCAAGATTGGAATTTGACCGGAAAGTTGATGTCCGAAGCCGGCCCCCTCGACTCGCTCGACATGGAACGTTACCGCAATCAGACTTTGGTCCGTTTGCAGAACGACAACCTGCTGCTGGGTGATTTCTGGACTTGGTATCAAGCGCGCCGCGCTTACATCCGATTCGACAGCGATTCGCCACAGCGCTTCTTTGCATCGCTAAAGCAAATGGTCTGGCGCAGCGTGCGGGACAAGCTGCTCATCGACCGGGCGCGGCAACGAGGATTGCAAGAGCGGCTAACGGTTCGAAGGCAAAAGCAATGGTGGGAGGAAAAACTGGTTTACGCCAGAATGAAGCAGGAAATGCTCGACGCGATTCGCCTCACCGAGGAACAGGCGAAGCATTTCTATCAACAGAAGCTGCGGCAATATCGTGATCAAACCGGAATGACCCTGCCGTATGAGAAAGTGACGGACCAGGTGCGCCAGGATTGTTATGCTGAGGCATTGGCAAGAAATCTATTTCGCGCCGTCAACGTGTTGAAGAATAAATACCCGGTGCAGGTCAATCGCGCAGCGCTGGAGGCTCTACCCATCGAGGCGGCGCCGGACCTGAAAGCCTTTGACCTGATCACCGCGAAGAAGGGCGGCACCTTCCCTCGTCCCGCAACTCCGACGATTGATTTTGATTGGAAGCTGTGGGAATGATTTCCGGATGGATTTCGAACAGCGACGAAGACATCAGGGAAATGTCATGCTGTAAGCATCCTTTTTCGAATTGCGCGCAACGCTGTATTGAAAAGGGATTCCTTCTGAATAACCTCAAATGAGGAACCGCATTTCAATTTGTCAATGCTCAGCCCAACAAAATCGCTGCTGCCGGCACGAATTGTATTTGCCATCGCTGCGGCATTTTTGCTGTTCACCACCAGCGCGGCGCAGCAAATCGCCATCAATCGCATCGAGATGATGCCGAATCTGCCGGCGCCCTATGACATGCGCAATTGGAAGCAAGTGGCGCTGGGGTATGACTCGCTGGTCTTCGATTTCGACCTCGCCGGCCAGTATCTGCCGCTCATTTGGTGGCGCACCAACACCGTGAACTATCCCAACCATATCAGCTTTGGATTGCACACGGTGGTCGGCACCACGGCGCCCAACTCCGCTGAGGCCATTAATGCGCTGCCGGCGGTCATCAGCGCCAGTCTGGTGGGAATCGACAAGAGCCAGCAAAATAGCCAGAATTGGGTGTTGCTGTGCGAGGAGTTTTTCAACCGGCGGCCGGAGGAGAATGTCTACCTCAATCATCCGGTGACGCAAAGCGGCGATGATTGGTGGTACGCCACCATGCCCAATGTTTTTTTCTATCAGCTCTACGACCGGTATCCCAACAACGGCGATTTTGCCTTTCAATTCACTTCTGTTGCCAATCAGTGGTTGCAGGCTGTTGAGAAGATGGGTGGCCGCGCCACGCCGTGGAATGTTCCGAACATGAATTATCGCGGCTGGTATCTTGCCACCATGACGCCGCACACGGCCGGCGTGCCCGAACCGGAAGCTGCCGGCGCGATCGCTTGGCTGTTGTATAATGCTTATGTTGAAACCGGCAATTTGAAGTATCGCCACGGCGCCGAATGGGCCATGGAATTCTTGAGCAATTGGAATTCAAATCCCTCTTATGAACTGCAACTGCCCTACGGCGTCTACACCGCTGCGCGCATGAATGCCGAACTCGGAACAACGTACGACATTGCCAAAATGCTCAACTGGTGTTTCGAAATCGGGCCGCTGCGGCAATGGGGCGCCATCGTCGAGAATTGGGGCGGCTACGACTGCCACGGCTTGATCGGTGAAGTGGGCAGTAACGGCTATGCGTTTGCGATGAACACCTTCGAGCACATCGGCGCGCTGGTTCCGCTCGTGCGTTATGATGACCGCTTCGCCCGCGCCCTCGGCAAGTGGGTGCTGAATGCAGCCAATGCGGCGCGGCTGTTTTATCCCAAATATTTGCCCAATCAAAACCAGGACAGCGAAGAATGGTCGCAGCAATACGATCCCAACTCCTATATCGCACATGAAGCCTTGCGCGAATCTGCATTTGGCGCCAGCCCGTACGCCACCGGCGATGCCATCAGCGGCGGATGGGGAAGGACGAATCTGGCGTTGTATGGGTCATCGCATGTGGGCATCCTGGGCGGCATCATCGCCACGACCAATATCGAAAAGATTTTGCAACTGAATGTTTTGGAAACCGACCATTTTCATGGCAACGCGTATCCCACGTTTCTCTATTTCAATCCCTATGAGGCAGAGAAATCCGTTGAGATTGAAGTTGGCAGCGGTCAACATGATCTTTATGATGCTGTCAGTAACAGTTTTCTGCAAACTGGCGTGAGCGGAAAAGCCGCGATTTCAATTCCTGCCAATGCCGCAGTCTTGGTCGCAATTACCCCGGCCGGTGGCGAAGTGACCTACGATCTCGACAAAATGTTCGTCGATGGTGTCGTTGTCGATTATCGCTCCGGCCACGCTGTATCAAATTATCCGCCGCGCATCAAAGGCCTGGCCGCGAAAAAGTCGCAGCTACTCCTCGGCGAAAGTACGACGATCTATTGCACGGCGACTGATCGAAACGCGGAAGAATTATCCTACACGTGGCAAGCAACCGGCGGAACGATCACCGGCACGGGCGCACAGATTGACTGGACGGCGCCGGCTTCGCAGGGAAATTACACCGTTCAGTGTTTCGTGCATGATGGCCACGGCGGCCGCGACTCGGCGATAGTGCAACTCGAAGTCCTGGCCGCAATCAATCACGCCCCGAGCATTGCTGCGTTGACCGCCCGTCCCGGCAAGATCGATTTGGGCGCAACGACAGAATTGACCTGCACCGCGAATGATCCCGATGGCGATACCTTATCCTATTCCTGGCTGGTGGCAAGCGGCACGTTGACTGGCAGCGATTCGATTGTCACTTGGACAGCGCCGATAAGCGAAGGTGATTATTTCATTGTCTGCAAGATCGAAGATAGCCGCGGTGGTCAGGCGGTTGATAGCATCGGCGTGCGTGTTCGTGATTTCTCGAAAACTCAGACTGGTGATCTCGTTGCCTTCTATCCATTCAACGGCAATGCCAATGATGCAAGCGGCAACGGCAACAATGGCACGGTTGCCGGCGCGCTGCTTGTCGCTGATCGTTTTGGCCAAGCTAATCGTGCGTACGCTTTTGACGGCGTGGATGACTATGTTCGAATTCCAAATCAGCCCGTTCTCAATTTCCAGCAAGCCCTTACCATCAGCTTTTGGATGAAGATCGGGCAATTTTATGATCGCGAGGCTTATCCCATCTCACATGGCAATTGGGAAAACCGCTGGAAGGTTTCGATCACGAACGGCGGCGGCCGCTGGACGGTGAAAACCAATCATTCCGTCAATGCCGGTATCAAAGATTTGGATTCGAAAACCAAATTTGTTGTGGACAAGTGGTACAACCTCACCGCTCTCTACAGCGGCTCCGATTTCGAGATCTACGTGAACGGCGAGCTGGATGCTTTCTCTTCCTGGTCCGGCGCCCTCCTGCAAACCACGATTGATTTGATGATCGGGCAAGTTCTGCCCAACAATCGGAATTATAATTTCAAAGGTGTGATTGACGACGTTCGCATTTACAACTACGCGCTCTCCGTCGCGGAGATCGAAAATTTGTATGATCTAGGCACTGCTGTTGATAGCCGGCAACAGAATGCAGTGCCTTTCGAA
The window above is part of the bacterium genome. Proteins encoded here:
- a CDS encoding PorV/PorQ family protein: MKRFIFSSSALVLLMSFSSAFAQSETNVSKVGITAAPFLTIGVGSRALGMGGAFVATANDASALYWNPAGLARLEHSELLLVHTRWLAETDFNFAGVVLPLGEFGTLGGSLTSLTMGDMLVRTIERPEGTGELFSAADLAISLTYSRRLTDRFTIGCNAKYINQRIWHESASGFALDLGTLFVTGFRGLRIGATLSNFGTDMRMTGKDLLVFYDLDPTISGNNERVPSHIETQSWALPLNFQFGVAMEILQSGQHRLTLAGDALHPSDNTESVNLGGEYALQERFFLRGGYRDLFLRDGEQTFTIGGGAAMRFLGNVRWKFDYAYADFGRLENEQRFSVAVEF
- a CDS encoding peptidyl-prolyl cis-trans isomerase, which produces MTTLRQGLRCRLSLATLGATVFIAAGAALNVFAATEGEHQNGNSKHAPLLPAGMDTVVIARVGNLDITAEEFLLSYEFGPAFVKKHGKPVERYLDFMINEKLLALDGYALGFAKDQEVATMLTEIEGDLATEELYRDDILSQVVIDEKELVQAIDKERIHLELKWLFAAGRADLAKYLAQLSQGAPFDTLFQQQLNDSVQIGNRSLATTRFRLEDSNPEMAQVVDTLSYGKVSPPIAAPDGFYLVKVTNKWTNAIMTQTEHAELKQAVLRALRQRQADALSDRYVNDLMRNQNPIINRRTFNILRALVGKTVLSPEKYQDWNLTGKLMSEAGPLDSLDMERYRNQTLVRLQNDNLLLGDFWTWYQARRAYIRFDSDSPQRFFASLKQMVWRSVRDKLLIDRARQRGLQERLTVRRQKQWWEEKLVYARMKQEMLDAIRLTEEQAKHFYQQKLRQYRDQTGMTLPYEKVTDQVRQDCYAEALARNLFRAVNVLKNKYPVQVNRAALEALPIEAAPDLKAFDLITAKKGGTFPRPATPTIDFDWKLWE
- a CDS encoding T9SS type A sorting domain-containing protein; protein product: MLSPTKSLLPARIVFAIAAAFLLFTTSAAQQIAINRIEMMPNLPAPYDMRNWKQVALGYDSLVFDFDLAGQYLPLIWWRTNTVNYPNHISFGLHTVVGTTAPNSAEAINALPAVISASLVGIDKSQQNSQNWVLLCEEFFNRRPEENVYLNHPVTQSGDDWWYATMPNVFFYQLYDRYPNNGDFAFQFTSVANQWLQAVEKMGGRATPWNVPNMNYRGWYLATMTPHTAGVPEPEAAGAIAWLLYNAYVETGNLKYRHGAEWAMEFLSNWNSNPSYELQLPYGVYTAARMNAELGTTYDIAKMLNWCFEIGPLRQWGAIVENWGGYDCHGLIGEVGSNGYAFAMNTFEHIGALVPLVRYDDRFARALGKWVLNAANAARLFYPKYLPNQNQDSEEWSQQYDPNSYIAHEALRESAFGASPYATGDAISGGWGRTNLALYGSSHVGILGGIIATTNIEKILQLNVLETDHFHGNAYPTFLYFNPYEAEKSVEIEVGSGQHDLYDAVSNSFLQTGVSGKAAISIPANAAVLVAITPAGGEVTYDLDKMFVDGVVVDYRSGHAVSNYPPRIKGLAAKKSQLLLGESTTIYCTATDRNAEELSYTWQATGGTITGTGAQIDWTAPASQGNYTVQCFVHDGHGGRDSAIVQLEVLAAINHAPSIAALTARPGKIDLGATTELTCTANDPDGDTLSYSWLVASGTLTGSDSIVTWTAPISEGDYFIVCKIEDSRGGQAVDSIGVRVRDFSKTQTGDLVAFYPFNGNANDASGNGNNGTVAGALLVADRFGQANRAYAFDGVDDYVRIPNQPVLNFQQALTISFWMKIGQFYDREAYPISHGNWENRWKVSITNGGGRWTVKTNHSVNAGIKDLDSKTKFVVDKWYNLTALYSGSDFEIYVNGELDAFSSWSGALLQTTIDLMIGQVLPNNRNYNFKGVIDDVRIYNYALSVAEIENLYDLGTAVDSRQQNAVPFENALRQNYPNPFNAQTTIRYQLRHAGHVTIKIYDLLGHEVRLLADQQKPAGDYSVQWDGKNGHGRYVTSGIYVYEMKAGEFVERRKLIMLK